The proteins below come from a single Burkholderia contaminans genomic window:
- a CDS encoding LysE family translocator, translating into MSVHAFFSANLMLAYTAYFIGTASPGPSNLAIMSVAANQGRKAALAFALGVISGSMCWATVAALGVSAALLAWSKLLVAIKLFGGLYLLWLAFKSGRTAWSGKAAASLNAAGEQRLSRFYVRGAMLHLTNPKAILVWVSIVALSSNGAGASHGAVVPGCLVIGCLVFGGYALVFSMDGARRLYVRGRRAMEACLAVVFGVAGIRLLVSNV; encoded by the coding sequence ATGAGCGTCCACGCCTTCTTCTCGGCCAACCTGATGCTGGCCTACACGGCTTATTTCATCGGGACGGCCAGCCCCGGGCCGAGCAATCTCGCGATCATGTCGGTCGCCGCGAACCAGGGCCGCAAGGCGGCGCTCGCGTTCGCGCTCGGCGTCATCTCCGGGTCGATGTGCTGGGCGACGGTGGCGGCGCTCGGCGTGTCGGCCGCGCTGCTCGCGTGGTCGAAACTGCTGGTCGCGATCAAGCTGTTCGGCGGGCTGTACCTGCTGTGGCTCGCGTTCAAGTCGGGGCGCACGGCGTGGTCGGGCAAGGCGGCGGCATCGCTGAACGCGGCGGGCGAGCAGCGGCTGTCGCGCTTCTATGTGCGCGGCGCGATGCTGCACCTGACCAATCCGAAAGCGATCCTCGTGTGGGTGTCGATCGTCGCGCTGTCGTCGAACGGTGCGGGCGCGTCGCACGGCGCCGTCGTGCCGGGCTGTCTCGTGATCGGGTGCCTGGTGTTCGGTGGCTACGCGCTCGTGTTCTCGATGGACGGCGCGCGCCGGCTCTACGTGCGCGGCCGGCGTGCGATGGAAGCGTGTCTCGCCGTCGTGTTCGGCGTGGCGGGGATTCGGTTGCTGGTGTCGAACGTGTAG
- a CDS encoding TonB-dependent receptor: protein MKLNKSACHALLIATSLAGARTSFAQASDAAATLPAISVKATAEHASYDGGRSRAATKTDMSLMDVPQTVNVVPHAVIEDQNATSMQDALRNVPGVGFSVGDGQRDQITIRGFNSITDQYVDGIRDDALYYRDLSNVDHVEVLKGPAAVLYGRGSAGGIVNRVLKRPEANPVRDVGVTLGTRGERRGEFDLGWNANDAARFRITGAAENSNSFRDQFQLNRQAIAPSAQFKLDSDTVLNVEFDYLHDRRTSDQGLPAYLGRPVDVPINTFYGSADAANSSYNDVSAKSATVSLDHRFNDSLSFHGAIRAYDFSLERKNYVTYEPIKTAAHPVVTLDQSTRQRTDHGIDGLFELTQKTSLFGMRHELLYGLELSQQQKFDTIYSVSKVATYDLFNPQQVVLPGVPTGARAKTNASTVVGLAGVYAQDLISLTEHWKVLAGLRFDYLNQIRHDYTSSNVNLDRTDHAWSPRVGLIYEPLDWLTLYGSFSQSFSPLADTLISSGAFSNGAALAPQKTTAYEVGSRFDLGGKATASVALFDMRQTNQQIGDPANPGYALPIGTQHVHGMELGFTGEIAPKWSVYAGYAYLNGTVDGSAQSTAAGVAVSSNTPGLMPRHSANLWVKRELPAGFYAAAGMQFQSARYTSASDLVTLPSFTVFNLGAGYRSKKVDVTLTLDNLFNRRYFIAAHGNADLYNMPGDPRTLTATVKWHM from the coding sequence ATGAAACTCAACAAGAGCGCCTGCCATGCGCTGCTGATCGCCACGTCGCTGGCCGGCGCGCGCACCTCCTTCGCACAGGCGAGCGACGCCGCGGCGACCTTGCCCGCGATCTCGGTCAAGGCGACCGCCGAACATGCGTCGTACGACGGTGGCCGCTCGCGTGCGGCCACCAAGACCGACATGTCGCTGATGGACGTACCGCAGACGGTGAACGTCGTGCCGCACGCAGTGATCGAGGACCAGAACGCGACGTCGATGCAGGACGCGCTGCGCAACGTGCCGGGCGTCGGCTTCTCGGTCGGCGACGGCCAGCGCGACCAGATCACGATCCGCGGCTTCAACAGCATCACGGACCAGTACGTCGACGGCATCCGCGACGATGCGCTCTACTATCGCGACCTGTCGAATGTCGATCACGTCGAAGTGCTGAAGGGGCCGGCGGCGGTGCTGTACGGGCGCGGTTCGGCAGGCGGCATCGTGAATCGCGTGTTGAAGCGGCCGGAGGCGAACCCGGTGCGCGACGTGGGCGTGACGCTCGGCACACGCGGCGAGCGGCGCGGCGAATTCGACCTTGGCTGGAATGCGAACGACGCAGCGCGTTTCCGCATCACCGGCGCGGCCGAAAACTCGAACAGCTTCCGCGACCAGTTCCAGCTCAACCGCCAGGCGATCGCGCCGTCCGCGCAGTTCAAGCTCGACAGCGACACCGTGCTGAACGTCGAATTCGACTACCTGCACGACCGCCGCACGTCCGACCAGGGGCTGCCCGCGTATCTCGGCCGGCCGGTCGACGTGCCGATCAACACGTTCTACGGCTCGGCCGACGCGGCGAACAGCTCGTACAACGACGTCTCCGCGAAGAGCGCGACGGTGTCGCTCGATCATCGCTTCAACGATTCGCTGTCGTTCCATGGCGCGATCCGTGCGTACGACTTCTCGCTCGAACGCAAGAACTACGTGACGTACGAGCCGATCAAGACGGCCGCGCACCCGGTCGTCACGCTCGACCAGTCGACGCGCCAGCGCACCGACCACGGCATCGACGGCCTGTTCGAGCTCACGCAGAAGACGTCGCTGTTCGGCATGCGCCACGAGCTGCTGTACGGGCTCGAACTGTCGCAGCAGCAGAAGTTCGACACGATCTACAGCGTGTCGAAGGTCGCGACCTACGATCTGTTCAATCCGCAGCAGGTGGTGCTGCCCGGCGTGCCGACCGGCGCGCGGGCCAAGACGAACGCGTCGACCGTCGTCGGGCTCGCGGGCGTCTATGCGCAGGACCTGATTTCGCTGACCGAACACTGGAAGGTGCTCGCGGGGCTGCGCTTCGACTACCTGAACCAGATCCGCCACGACTACACGTCGTCGAACGTCAACCTCGATCGCACCGATCACGCGTGGAGCCCGCGCGTCGGCCTGATCTACGAACCGCTCGACTGGCTGACGCTGTACGGCTCGTTCAGCCAGTCGTTCTCGCCGCTGGCCGATACGCTGATCAGTTCGGGCGCGTTCTCGAACGGCGCCGCGCTCGCGCCGCAGAAGACCACCGCGTATGAAGTCGGCTCGCGCTTCGACCTTGGCGGCAAGGCGACGGCCAGCGTCGCGCTGTTCGACATGCGCCAGACCAACCAGCAGATCGGCGACCCGGCGAACCCCGGCTATGCGCTGCCGATCGGCACGCAGCACGTGCACGGGATGGAGCTGGGCTTTACCGGCGAGATTGCGCCGAAGTGGTCGGTGTATGCGGGCTACGCGTACCTGAACGGGACGGTCGACGGCTCGGCGCAATCGACGGCGGCCGGCGTCGCGGTATCGAGCAACACGCCGGGGCTGATGCCGCGCCATAGCGCGAACCTGTGGGTGAAGCGGGAGCTACCTGCCGGCTTCTACGCGGCGGCCGGCATGCAGTTCCAGTCGGCGCGTTACACGTCGGCGAGCGATCTCGTCACGCTGCCGTCGTTCACTGTGTTCAACCTGGGCGCCGGCTATCGCAGCAAGAAGGTCGACGTGACGCTCACGCTCGACAACCTGTTCAATCGCCGCTACTTCATCGCCGCGCACGGCAATGCGGACCTGTACAACATGCCCGGCGATCCGCGCACGCTGACCGCCACGGTGAAGTGGCACATGTAA
- a CDS encoding TonB-dependent receptor family protein: MFTPTRIAVALSGAFSVLFTSAACAQAIAAPTDSPTASTLPAIHVNATRETDSLTSKSTDSLKRTLEQTVGSVGFVDADSYRNTYAFTLRDVLKDVPGVFVENRYGQELRLSIRGSGIARSYHTRGLEILQDGIPTNLADGSGDYYQIDPLALQAVQVYKGGNGLAYGASTLGGAIDFITPTAHTADAPNILRVEGGSYGTVRASAQISRVLGPLDFLANFSVNHADGYRDHSKGQYEQFNANVGYRFSPTVETRFYVGVYVIDQLLPGTLSLSDALNNPTKAAPNAISGDQARNTRTERIANRTTVKLDSGELQFDTWAIHKSLYHPIFQALDQDGWTYGFAPRYTGHLTLGGMRNDLIVGARFFGGRTQANQYVNVNGNKGAQTLDSTQTAFNYEAYVENRLFFVPTVALMTGVKVLHSVREYIDNGGLPRNPNYKSTNASYSGVNPKLGLMWQPDAHTQAYVDITRSQDVPDFSDLTQTFSNTTRFTPLAAQHAWTIEFGTRGSRERVSWDVTAYRSLVRDQLLQYTTNPDVPASTFNANKTVLQGIEAGASVELLRNVTGRGAGDKVTLSGIWNLNDFRFKNDPQYGNNRIAGVPLNVLRATLGYARPSGFHIAATLDWVPSGAWADDANTLRVPSYTLLGLQAGYDFRNGLSLFVDARNLTNKRYVSDISTVANARTANTAIFYPGEGRSVFAGMRYAF; this comes from the coding sequence ATGTTTACCCCGACCCGTATTGCCGTCGCGCTGTCCGGCGCGTTCTCCGTGCTCTTCACGTCGGCCGCGTGCGCACAGGCCATCGCCGCGCCGACCGACTCGCCGACCGCGTCGACACTGCCCGCGATCCACGTCAACGCAACCCGCGAGACGGACTCGCTGACATCGAAATCGACCGACAGCCTGAAGCGCACGCTCGAGCAGACGGTCGGCTCGGTGGGCTTCGTCGATGCCGACAGCTACCGGAATACCTATGCGTTCACGCTGCGCGACGTGCTGAAGGATGTGCCCGGCGTGTTCGTCGAGAACCGCTACGGCCAGGAGCTGCGGCTGTCGATTCGCGGCTCGGGGATCGCCCGCTCGTACCACACGCGCGGCCTCGAAATCCTGCAGGACGGCATCCCGACCAACCTCGCGGACGGCAGCGGCGACTACTACCAGATCGATCCGCTCGCGCTGCAGGCGGTGCAGGTCTACAAGGGCGGCAACGGCCTCGCGTACGGCGCGTCGACACTCGGCGGCGCGATCGACTTCATCACGCCGACCGCCCATACCGCCGATGCGCCGAACATCCTGCGCGTGGAAGGCGGCAGCTACGGCACGGTGCGCGCCAGCGCGCAGATCTCGCGCGTGCTCGGCCCGCTCGACTTCCTCGCGAACTTCAGCGTCAATCACGCGGACGGCTATCGCGATCATTCGAAGGGGCAATACGAGCAGTTCAACGCGAACGTCGGCTACCGGTTCAGCCCGACGGTCGAGACGCGCTTCTACGTCGGCGTGTACGTCATCGACCAGTTGCTGCCCGGCACGCTGTCGCTGTCCGACGCGCTGAACAATCCGACCAAGGCCGCGCCGAACGCGATATCGGGCGACCAGGCGCGCAACACGCGCACCGAGCGGATCGCGAACCGCACGACGGTGAAACTCGATTCGGGCGAACTGCAGTTCGACACGTGGGCGATCCACAAGAGCCTCTATCACCCGATCTTCCAGGCGCTCGACCAGGACGGCTGGACCTACGGCTTCGCACCGCGCTACACGGGCCACCTGACGCTCGGCGGAATGCGCAACGACCTGATCGTCGGCGCGCGCTTCTTCGGCGGCCGCACGCAGGCGAACCAGTACGTGAACGTCAACGGCAACAAGGGCGCACAGACGCTCGACTCGACGCAGACGGCGTTCAACTACGAGGCGTACGTCGAGAACCGGCTGTTCTTCGTGCCGACCGTCGCGCTGATGACGGGCGTGAAGGTGCTGCACTCGGTGCGCGAGTACATCGACAACGGCGGGCTGCCGCGCAACCCGAACTACAAGTCGACGAACGCGAGCTACAGCGGCGTCAATCCGAAGCTCGGGCTGATGTGGCAGCCGGATGCGCACACCCAGGCCTACGTCGACATCACGCGCAGCCAGGACGTGCCCGACTTCTCCGACCTCACGCAGACCTTCTCGAACACGACGCGCTTCACGCCGCTCGCGGCGCAGCACGCGTGGACGATCGAGTTCGGCACGCGCGGCTCGCGCGAGCGCGTGAGCTGGGACGTGACCGCCTATCGCTCGCTCGTGCGCGACCAGCTGCTGCAGTACACGACGAACCCGGATGTCCCGGCATCGACGTTCAATGCGAACAAGACGGTGCTGCAAGGGATCGAGGCCGGCGCGTCGGTCGAGTTGCTGCGCAACGTCACCGGGCGCGGCGCGGGCGACAAGGTCACGCTGTCGGGCATCTGGAACCTGAACGACTTCCGCTTCAAGAACGACCCGCAGTACGGCAACAACCGGATCGCCGGCGTGCCGCTCAACGTGCTGCGCGCGACGCTGGGTTACGCGCGGCCGAGCGGCTTCCACATCGCGGCGACGCTCGACTGGGTGCCGTCGGGCGCGTGGGCCGACGATGCGAACACGTTGCGCGTGCCGAGCTACACGCTGCTCGGGCTGCAGGCCGGCTACGACTTCCGCAATGGCCTCTCGCTGTTCGTCGATGCGCGCAACCTGACCAACAAGCGCTATGTGAGCGACATCAGCACGGTCGCGAATGCGCGCACCGCGAACACCGCGATCTTCTATCCGGGCGAAGGGCGCAGCGTGTTCGCCGGCATGCGGTACGCGTTCTGA
- a CDS encoding TonB-dependent receptor: MKFGLMLPAAVLAAFAPAGHAQESDAASAGATLAPIRVNARKATPLTQPLDTGSRLGLTSLETPASVEQIDRKTLDTRGDSAIVDAVSRAAGISASPHPGNGGSELGARGFVGASSVTQLYDGVRPYGAIGVTFPFDTWSVDHIDVLRGPASVIYGEGAIGGVVNIVPKKPTRGAIQNELQAGGGTEGTARVAFGSGGAINDKLSYRFDISGNRSSNWVDRGNSRNLSISGALRYDVTSDLYVSASYAQGFQHPMQYFGAPLVNGARDRALDKKNYNVGDSDIAFRDSWATVSANWQPSDSLNVTSTLYRMKSNRHWKDAEYYTYLPSTAQVRRSSFTEIFHDQEQYGNVTAATVTTALLGMRNTFSTGFEFNHTTFQHDNNSPYSGTSTVDPFNFDPGSFINTAGTYPKYRSQANQYALFAENRLEITSRWSVIGGLRYDHASVNRDDLVNGGAFTKVFANTGWRIGTVYDMQPGLAVYGQYSVAADPITSLLSLNASKANFTLATGRQIEIGVKQSFLGGKAEWTLAAYRIVKSNLLTADPLNPNQSIQVGQQSSRGLEATVGAEIAKDWRVDANVSILRAKYDDFQQTSGGTTVSRAGNVPVSVPQRLANLWVSWRFAPDWTGIAGVKYVGKRFADTANQLVMPSYTTVDLGLAWKPRKDTTITARAYNVFNRRFVQSAYYNETQYLLGNDRRLEVVANYRF, encoded by the coding sequence ATGAAGTTCGGATTGATGCTGCCTGCCGCCGTTCTCGCGGCGTTCGCGCCCGCGGGCCACGCACAGGAAAGCGATGCCGCGAGCGCCGGCGCCACGCTTGCGCCGATTCGCGTCAATGCCCGGAAGGCGACGCCGCTCACGCAGCCGCTCGACACCGGCAGCCGTCTCGGCCTGACGTCGCTGGAGACGCCCGCGAGCGTCGAGCAGATCGATCGCAAGACGCTCGACACGCGCGGCGACAGCGCAATCGTCGACGCGGTGAGCCGCGCCGCCGGCATCAGCGCATCGCCGCATCCGGGCAACGGCGGCTCGGAGCTCGGCGCGCGCGGCTTCGTCGGCGCGTCGTCGGTCACGCAGCTCTATGACGGCGTGCGCCCGTACGGCGCGATCGGCGTCACGTTTCCGTTCGACACGTGGTCGGTCGACCATATCGACGTGCTGCGCGGCCCGGCGTCGGTGATCTACGGCGAAGGCGCGATCGGCGGCGTCGTCAACATCGTGCCGAAGAAGCCGACGCGCGGTGCGATCCAGAACGAGCTGCAGGCTGGCGGCGGCACCGAGGGCACCGCGCGGGTCGCGTTCGGCAGCGGCGGCGCGATCAACGACAAGCTGTCGTACCGCTTCGACATCAGCGGCAATCGTTCGTCGAACTGGGTCGACCGCGGCAATTCGCGCAACCTGTCGATCTCCGGTGCATTGCGCTACGACGTGACGTCCGACCTGTACGTGAGCGCGTCGTACGCGCAGGGCTTCCAGCATCCGATGCAGTATTTCGGTGCGCCGCTCGTGAACGGCGCGCGCGATCGCGCGCTCGACAAGAAGAACTACAACGTCGGCGACAGCGACATCGCGTTTCGCGACAGCTGGGCGACGGTGTCGGCGAACTGGCAGCCGAGCGACAGCCTGAACGTGACGAGCACGCTGTACCGGATGAAGAGCAACCGTCACTGGAAGGACGCCGAGTACTACACGTACCTGCCGTCGACCGCGCAGGTGCGGCGCAGCAGCTTCACGGAAATCTTCCACGACCAGGAGCAGTACGGCAACGTGACGGCGGCCACCGTGACCACGGCGCTGCTCGGGATGCGCAACACGTTCTCGACGGGCTTCGAGTTCAATCACACGACGTTCCAGCACGACAACAACTCGCCGTATTCGGGCACGTCGACGGTCGATCCGTTCAACTTCGATCCGGGCAGCTTCATCAACACGGCCGGCACCTATCCGAAATACCGCAGCCAGGCGAACCAGTACGCGCTGTTCGCCGAGAACCGGCTGGAAATCACGTCGCGCTGGTCGGTGATCGGCGGGCTGCGCTACGACCATGCGAGCGTGAACCGCGACGATCTCGTGAACGGCGGCGCGTTCACGAAGGTGTTCGCGAACACGGGCTGGCGCATCGGCACCGTGTACGACATGCAGCCCGGCCTCGCCGTGTACGGCCAGTACTCGGTCGCGGCCGATCCGATCACCTCGCTGCTGTCGCTGAATGCGTCGAAGGCGAACTTCACGCTCGCGACCGGCCGGCAGATCGAGATCGGCGTGAAGCAGTCGTTCCTCGGCGGCAAGGCGGAATGGACGCTGGCCGCGTACCGGATCGTCAAGAGCAATCTGCTGACGGCCGATCCGCTGAACCCGAACCAGTCGATCCAGGTCGGCCAGCAGTCGTCGCGCGGACTCGAGGCGACGGTCGGCGCGGAGATCGCGAAGGACTGGCGTGTCGACGCGAACGTGTCGATTCTTCGCGCGAAATACGACGACTTCCAGCAGACGTCCGGCGGCACGACCGTCTCGCGCGCGGGCAACGTGCCGGTGTCGGTGCCGCAGCGGCTCGCGAACCTGTGGGTGAGCTGGCGCTTCGCGCCGGACTGGACGGGCATCGCGGGCGTCAAGTACGTCGGCAAACGCTTCGCCGACACCGCGAACCAGCTCGTGATGCCGTCGTACACGACGGTCGACCTCGGCCTCGCGTGGAAGCCGCGCAAGGACACGACGATCACCGCGCGCGCGTACAACGTGTTCAACCGGCGCTTCGTGCAGTCCGCGTACTACAACGAAACGCAGTACCTGCTCGGCAACGACCGGCGGCTCGAAGTGGTGGCGAACTACCGGTTCTGA
- a CDS encoding PepSY-associated TM helix domain-containing protein, whose translation MSTTVERAISPAQSAHAGYRTLWRWHFYAGLFVMPFLVVLAITGTLYCFQPQIEPLLYPHRLVVEPRATPRLDADTLLANARTAMPAGATPVSVQVSTAPDRSAEYVFRLRDGSRESVYVNPYDGSVLGTLSVENRFMQIDRMLHRKLLLGKTGELLMELAACWTFVMIGTGIALWWPRGATRVGQALRPDLSLRGRPLWKNLHATAGIWLAAGTVAFILTGLPWSGSWGKNFKALAATVNLGAPEGAWGGASVRSTRPDGAAAPAPAKAGAPSGHHHESGDSMPGMVMDDLPLPQTPWAVGNVPVPHSPSAPTPAPLPLARAIAIVGGLGVTSGYTLALPSGADGVYTASYFPDDPKAERTIYLDQYSGAVLKDIRYDDYGAVSRAVSYGTSLHMGRYFGLANQIVCAVLSLGLAAMAVTGTVMWWKRRPARKLGAPSRERGTPPMRGWIAGLVLLGVVFPLMGATIVAVWLIDRLLFGRAARAAA comes from the coding sequence ATGTCGACCACCGTCGAACGGGCGATCTCGCCCGCCCAATCCGCCCACGCCGGCTACCGGACGCTCTGGCGCTGGCACTTCTATGCCGGCCTGTTCGTCATGCCGTTCCTGGTGGTCCTCGCGATCACCGGCACGCTCTATTGCTTCCAGCCGCAGATCGAGCCGCTGCTGTATCCGCACCGGCTCGTCGTCGAGCCGCGCGCCACGCCGCGGCTCGATGCCGACACACTGCTCGCGAATGCGCGTACCGCGATGCCGGCCGGCGCGACGCCGGTGTCCGTCCAGGTCTCGACCGCGCCTGACCGCAGCGCCGAATACGTGTTCCGGCTGCGCGACGGCAGCCGCGAGAGCGTGTACGTGAACCCGTACGACGGCAGCGTGCTCGGCACGCTGAGCGTCGAGAACCGCTTCATGCAGATCGACCGGATGCTGCATCGCAAGCTGCTGCTCGGCAAGACGGGCGAGTTGCTGATGGAGCTCGCCGCGTGCTGGACCTTCGTGATGATCGGCACCGGCATCGCGCTGTGGTGGCCGCGCGGCGCGACACGCGTCGGGCAGGCACTGCGCCCCGACCTGTCGCTGCGCGGCCGGCCGCTGTGGAAAAACCTCCACGCGACGGCCGGCATCTGGCTCGCGGCCGGCACGGTCGCGTTCATCCTGACGGGGCTGCCGTGGTCGGGCTCGTGGGGCAAGAACTTCAAGGCGCTGGCCGCCACCGTGAACCTCGGCGCGCCGGAAGGCGCATGGGGCGGCGCGTCGGTACGCTCGACGCGCCCCGACGGCGCCGCGGCGCCCGCGCCTGCCAAGGCTGGCGCACCGTCCGGCCATCACCACGAATCCGGCGACTCGATGCCGGGGATGGTGATGGACGACCTGCCGTTGCCGCAAACGCCGTGGGCGGTCGGCAACGTGCCCGTCCCGCACTCGCCGTCGGCACCGACGCCGGCACCGCTGCCGCTGGCCCGCGCGATCGCGATCGTTGGAGGCCTCGGCGTGACGAGCGGCTACACGCTCGCATTGCCGTCCGGCGCGGATGGCGTGTACACCGCGTCGTACTTCCCGGACGACCCGAAGGCCGAGCGGACGATCTACCTCGACCAGTACAGCGGGGCCGTGCTGAAGGACATCCGCTATGACGACTACGGCGCGGTATCGCGCGCCGTGTCGTACGGCACGTCGCTGCACATGGGCCGCTACTTCGGGCTCGCGAACCAGATCGTCTGCGCGGTGCTGTCGCTCGGGCTGGCCGCGATGGCCGTCACGGGCACCGTGATGTGGTGGAAGCGCCGTCCGGCTCGCAAGTTGGGTGCGCCGTCGCGCGAACGCGGCACGCCGCCGATGCGCGGCTGGATCGCGGGGCTCGTGCTGCTCGGCGTCGTCTTCCCGCTGATGGGCGCGACAATCGTCGCGGTCTGGTTGATCGATCGTCTGCTGTTCGGCCGTGCGGCACGCGCAGCGGCCTGA
- a CDS encoding copper resistance CopC family protein, producing the protein MNRLTTMRAAAAALLLAGVQFAHAHAFPTHQAPSAGETVTASPPRVAIDFDDGLEPAFSSIAVTDAQGRAVTNGKGEVDASNRKHMSVALNPLAPGVYTVAWVAVALDGHRTQGHYAFTVK; encoded by the coding sequence ATGAACCGCTTGACCACGATGCGCGCGGCCGCTGCCGCGCTGCTGCTCGCCGGCGTGCAGTTCGCGCATGCCCATGCGTTCCCGACGCATCAGGCGCCGTCCGCGGGCGAGACCGTGACTGCGTCGCCGCCGCGTGTCGCGATCGATTTCGACGACGGGCTCGAACCCGCGTTCAGCTCGATCGCCGTCACCGATGCGCAGGGCCGCGCCGTCACGAACGGCAAGGGCGAAGTCGACGCGTCGAACCGCAAGCACATGTCGGTCGCGCTGAATCCGCTGGCGCCGGGCGTCTACACGGTGGCGTGGGTGGCCGTCGCGCTCGACGGCCACCGCACGCAGGGGCACTACGCGTTCACGGTGAAGTGA
- a CDS encoding DUF2946 domain-containing protein, translating into MLALVAPLISQLRAAAPHDGLPASPICSATGNTLVAHAEPDAPSDARSAGHFDRCGYCGLLAGHPPLQFAVLLSASPAVRHAPPEPLIPSACHPPKRYALAARGPPSARA; encoded by the coding sequence GTGCTCGCGCTCGTCGCGCCGCTGATCTCGCAGCTGCGCGCGGCCGCTCCCCATGACGGCCTGCCGGCCTCGCCGATCTGCTCGGCAACCGGCAACACGCTCGTGGCGCACGCGGAACCGGATGCGCCGTCCGATGCTCGATCCGCCGGTCATTTCGACCGCTGCGGTTATTGCGGCCTGCTTGCCGGCCATCCGCCGCTGCAATTCGCGGTGTTGCTCTCCGCTTCCCCGGCCGTGCGGCATGCGCCGCCCGAGCCGCTGATCCCCTCTGCCTGCCATCCGCCGAAGCGCTACGCGCTCGCCGCGCGCGGGCCGCCTTCCGCCCGCGCCTGA
- a CDS encoding NADP-dependent glyceraldehyde-3-phosphate dehydrogenase, which produces MPDSASLQQLFPAFQDIPAEYRLASPIHQRVSLVDGALRPWDGATKTVLSPVCVRQADGSVEQVEIGSYPVMGETESDAALDAAVRAYDAGRGEWPTMKVEQRIACMQDFIKRMVAQRELVVNLIMWEIGKSLADSQKEFDRTVTYMTQTIDALKELDNANSRFVIAEGTIGQIRRTPLGVVLCMGPYNYPLNETFATLIPALLMGNTVVFKPPQYGTLLFEPLLEAFRDAFPKGVINTIYAPGAVVVPHMLASGKINVLALIGSSKVADHLKKQHPKSHRLRAILGLDAKNAAIVLPDADLDLTVKECLLGALSFNGQRCTALKMLLVHRSIVDEFLKRFTAALEQLKIGMPWEKGVSITPLPGMHRTAYMTDAIDDAKAKGAQVVNHSGGEFSKTLFYPAVVYPVSEGMKLYREEQFGPIIPVATFDDVETALDYVTTSDHGQQVSIFGSDPAQIGALVDPLVNQVCRVNINCQCQRGPDVFPFAGRKDSAEGTLSVSDALRAFSIRSMVAAKQTEGSKQLLDSIVSDHYSKFINTGFIF; this is translated from the coding sequence ATGCCCGATTCCGCCTCCCTGCAGCAGCTGTTTCCCGCCTTTCAGGACATCCCCGCCGAGTACCGGCTCGCTTCGCCGATTCACCAGCGCGTGTCGCTCGTCGACGGCGCGTTACGGCCGTGGGACGGCGCGACCAAGACCGTGCTGTCGCCCGTGTGCGTGCGACAGGCGGACGGCAGCGTCGAGCAGGTCGAGATCGGCAGCTACCCGGTGATGGGCGAAACGGAAAGCGACGCGGCGCTCGACGCCGCGGTGCGCGCGTACGACGCCGGCCGCGGCGAGTGGCCGACGATGAAGGTCGAGCAGCGCATCGCGTGCATGCAGGATTTCATCAAGCGGATGGTCGCGCAGCGTGAGCTGGTGGTGAACCTGATCATGTGGGAAATCGGCAAGAGCCTCGCCGATTCGCAGAAGGAGTTCGACCGCACCGTCACGTACATGACGCAGACGATCGACGCGCTGAAGGAGCTCGACAACGCGAATTCGCGCTTCGTGATCGCCGAAGGCACGATCGGCCAGATCCGCCGCACGCCGCTCGGCGTCGTGCTGTGCATGGGCCCGTACAACTATCCGCTGAACGAAACCTTCGCGACGCTGATCCCCGCGCTGCTGATGGGCAATACCGTGGTGTTCAAGCCGCCCCAGTACGGCACGCTGCTGTTCGAGCCGCTGCTCGAAGCGTTCCGCGACGCGTTCCCGAAGGGCGTGATCAACACGATCTACGCGCCGGGCGCGGTGGTCGTGCCGCACATGCTCGCGTCGGGCAAGATCAACGTGCTCGCGCTGATCGGGTCGAGCAAGGTGGCCGACCACCTGAAGAAGCAGCACCCGAAATCGCACCGGCTGCGCGCGATCCTCGGCCTCGACGCGAAGAACGCGGCGATCGTGCTGCCCGACGCCGATCTCGACCTCACCGTGAAGGAGTGCCTGCTCGGCGCGCTGTCGTTCAATGGCCAGCGCTGCACCGCGCTGAAGATGCTGCTCGTGCACCGCTCGATCGTCGACGAATTCCTGAAGCGCTTCACCGCCGCGCTCGAGCAGCTGAAGATCGGCATGCCGTGGGAGAAAGGCGTCAGCATCACGCCGCTGCCGGGCATGCATCGCACGGCGTACATGACGGACGCGATCGACGATGCGAAGGCCAAGGGTGCGCAGGTCGTCAACCATTCGGGCGGCGAGTTCAGCAAGACGCTGTTCTATCCGGCCGTCGTGTACCCGGTGTCGGAAGGGATGAAGCTGTACCGCGAGGAACAGTTCGGGCCGATCATTCCGGTCGCGACGTTCGACGACGTGGAAACCGCGCTCGACTACGTGACGACGTCGGATCACGGCCAGCAGGTCAGCATCTTCGGTTCCGACCCGGCGCAGATCGGCGCGCTGGTCGACCCGCTCGTCAACCAGGTGTGCCGCGTGAACATCAACTGCCAATGTCAGCGCGGGCCGGACGTGTTCCCGTTCGCGGGGCGCAAGGATTCGGCGGAAGGCACGCTGTCGGTGAGCGACGCGCTGCGCGCGTTCTCGATCCGCTCGATGGTCGCGGCGAAGCAGACCGAAGGCAGCAAGCAGCTGCTCGATTCGATCGTGTCGGATCACTACTCGAAGTTCATCAATACGGGCTTCATTTTCTGA